A window of the Flavobacterium sangjuense genome harbors these coding sequences:
- a CDS encoding choice-of-anchor D domain-containing protein yields the protein MKNLLLTAENNQILLVLMLLSFTIGRGQVVTQTYTTSTTFTVPAGVTQVSVEAWGGGGKGGTINGIGYGGGGGGGAYSSGLVTVVPGNTYTVTVGTGATTTAAGGDSWFDTATTILAKGGGSVANNSTAGAAGGSAAASIGTTKYSGGNGANGSAILIIGGGGGSSAGTAAAGNSGANNNGGTAPAGGGDGGNGSALVGNGSPGISPGGAGGGAYGLIFSLFTGGVGANGQVKLTYTLVPEITVSGNGNTIADGDASPSTTDWTDLGTTTGATCSLTKTFTIANIAAGDLSVGAISISGTNAADFSVTTLPASTVVYGGSTTFVVTFTPSGSGVRTANLSIANSDADENTYDFAISGTGSNPEINIQGNATSISNGDVTPSTVDGTDFGSMELSSGTVVRTFAIQNTGGSTLTLSNPTISGANAADFSVTTNPGLSVTAGNSTTFTITFNPSAAGTRTATITIANIDCDESSYTFGVQGTGIVYTNGPGGVLDDLQLWLRADLIDGTTTVSDNSNVSTWYTQAGGANAIKPAAVGSPVYKNNTSNNLNFNAVVDFTNNYNLPSQVYTDTDSSRQYLRGASGFYTNDMFVVIVPDVSVTASLSCMDIFCGDQVSEINELDTSGVGYGNSTTRFTNEVLAYGLGTSAKYGVGEVSTTASYSSAGIINARNNTANTGMQLCYNENSVGTAEVNTATYGNVNNSQFWIGRSEGWDGSLDGRVAEIITFSSRKNDATERAKIQSYLAIKYGITLGTNGTSQNYLSSTGTTLWNTATNAGYNYNIAGIGRDDISKLNQKQSKNGVANSVVTIGLGTIASTNTANTNTFDTDGEYLVWGENGGNMNDSGSDISVTFGGNNVTTLIDVPNKKWKIVETGGNVGITKAAVATSDLSGLPALSGNDAYVMLVADDASFTTNVEAVFLNTNGANQEALYDFDGTKFFTFGVAHETVASRHVSLDGVDDRIKFDAVNNLSNAFTMMFWVRPTGQNTLSNDRTIASKYDGTTGYRVYLSTDNKINVSWTGGTTVTSATVLPTSVWHNIGIIYSGGSVKLYIDGVLDSTVASSSPSANVNTFSIGAEYRSKSDTRNYFKGDIDEFRLWDKALTLNELRFIMNQEIFQNGTGTKGGIVSSTITKNDISTLNWSNLIAYYSMNSFIATYVNDDSSNTNRGTLFVPNKVTVTLQSSPVPYETATNDLWSNGAAWANSSGLYLPNSLSIVDGVTPIDWGIVKTSHNLSSTGNKKLLGLVVNNNTLTVSNDSKIEISHYLKLDGKIDLQGKSQLIQTTDSDLDANSIGSLERDQQGQSIKYNYNYWSSPVSSINNTTINHGFTVAGVMKDATDVNNIQNLQWTAGVNGSPTTPITLSSYWIFKFQNSTNNYANWAQVGPNGTLLPGQGYTMKGCGSAAADQNYTFVGKPNNGTITSTVGPNNLNLCGNPYPSAIDANQFIDDNASSITGTLYLWEHYNTNPSHTTIQYQGGYATYTKTGGTAPIAPAGISGAGSSSKTPKRFIPVGQGFFVTGSTSGGTITFNNGQRLFIKEDDAVNSYAMFKMDRGGRTSVIDPMYNNTPDSFEQEQFTKIKLGYTSKDNYHRQILLGFMNQHATAAYDAGYDGLSIETPTNDMYFINGANKLNISGDGYFNPNNIYPLGVKNATAGTVVFGLDSLENFNDRYEIYIYDSEDNTYNSIKTQNFKVSLPVGTFENRFSLRFTNSPTSLRSLKDDTINYGIEVTNSQSDNMINIKNELEETTVKSVALFNMVGQNMMNWTASKQNQKLIQLPVSELSTGTYIVKVNTDKGIVTKKILIK from the coding sequence ATGAAAAATTTACTACTTACAGCTGAGAACAATCAAATTTTACTTGTCCTAATGTTACTATCATTTACCATAGGTAGGGGACAGGTAGTTACACAAACTTACACAACAAGTACAACCTTTACGGTGCCTGCCGGTGTTACACAGGTTTCCGTTGAAGCCTGGGGTGGTGGTGGAAAAGGAGGTACCATAAATGGAATCGGATACGGTGGTGGCGGTGGCGGTGGCGCTTATTCAAGCGGTTTAGTAACTGTTGTTCCCGGAAATACCTATACGGTTACAGTAGGTACAGGCGCTACGACTACTGCTGCAGGAGGTGATTCCTGGTTTGATACGGCAACGACTATTCTTGCCAAAGGTGGAGGCAGTGTTGCCAATAACAGTACAGCCGGTGCGGCAGGAGGTTCTGCTGCTGCTTCAATAGGAACTACAAAATATTCAGGAGGAAATGGTGCCAATGGTTCAGCCATACTTATCATCGGTGGCGGTGGTGGTTCATCTGCAGGAACAGCAGCTGCAGGAAATTCAGGTGCAAATAATAATGGAGGTACTGCACCAGCTGGCGGTGGAGATGGTGGAAATGGATCTGCACTAGTCGGAAATGGATCTCCAGGAATATCTCCTGGTGGAGCAGGTGGAGGTGCGTACGGACTTATATTTTCTTTATTCACAGGTGGTGTTGGAGCTAATGGACAAGTTAAACTTACCTATACTTTAGTACCGGAAATTACGGTGAGTGGTAATGGTAATACCATTGCCGATGGAGATGCATCGCCTTCAACTACTGACTGGACAGATTTAGGCACAACTACCGGGGCAACTTGTTCGTTGACCAAAACATTTACAATAGCTAATATTGCCGCAGGAGATTTGAGTGTTGGTGCTATCAGCATTTCTGGTACCAATGCTGCCGATTTCTCGGTGACAACTTTACCAGCTTCAACAGTGGTTTATGGAGGTAGTACGACTTTTGTAGTTACTTTTACCCCAAGCGGAAGCGGTGTACGAACTGCTAACCTGAGTATTGCTAATAGTGATGCTGATGAAAACACTTATGACTTTGCTATTAGCGGAACAGGAAGCAATCCTGAAATTAATATACAGGGAAATGCAACAAGCATCAGCAATGGAGACGTTACACCATCAACAGTTGACGGAACAGATTTTGGTTCTATGGAACTTTCTTCCGGAACTGTTGTTAGAACTTTTGCAATACAAAATACCGGAGGTTCTACTTTAACTTTATCGAATCCAACTATTTCAGGGGCAAATGCTGCTGATTTTAGCGTAACCACAAACCCTGGTTTGTCGGTTACAGCCGGAAACAGCACTACTTTTACAATAACATTTAATCCGAGTGCCGCAGGCACAAGAACAGCTACTATCACTATAGCTAATATAGACTGTGATGAAAGTTCATACACTTTTGGTGTTCAGGGAACAGGCATAGTATATACTAATGGTCCGGGAGGTGTATTGGACGATTTACAACTTTGGTTGAGAGCTGATTTGATTGACGGAACGACTACTGTCAGCGATAATTCAAATGTTTCTACCTGGTATACTCAGGCTGGAGGAGCAAACGCTATAAAACCAGCCGCCGTCGGATCACCAGTATATAAAAACAATACTTCCAATAACTTAAACTTTAATGCGGTTGTTGATTTTACAAACAACTATAATTTACCTTCCCAGGTTTATACGGATACTGACTCCTCAAGACAATATTTAAGAGGAGCTTCCGGATTTTACACCAACGATATGTTTGTCGTGATTGTACCGGATGTTTCTGTGACGGCAAGTTTGTCATGTATGGATATTTTTTGTGGCGATCAGGTTTCAGAAATCAATGAGTTGGATACCTCTGGTGTTGGATATGGAAATTCTACCACAAGATTTACCAATGAAGTACTGGCTTATGGATTGGGAACCAGTGCAAAATATGGAGTAGGTGAGGTTAGTACAACAGCCTCTTATTCTTCAGCCGGAATTATCAATGCGAGAAATAATACGGCAAACACGGGAATGCAATTGTGCTATAATGAAAATAGCGTAGGTACTGCAGAAGTAAATACGGCAACGTATGGAAATGTCAATAACAGCCAGTTTTGGATAGGAAGAAGTGAAGGTTGGGATGGAAGCTTAGATGGAAGAGTGGCTGAAATCATAACTTTCAGCTCCCGAAAAAACGATGCTACGGAAAGAGCAAAAATACAAAGTTATCTGGCGATTAAATATGGTATCACTTTAGGTACCAATGGAACTTCGCAAAATTATTTAAGTTCTACAGGAACTACCCTTTGGAACACTGCTACTAATGCCGGATACAATTATAATATAGCGGGTATCGGTAGAGATGATATCTCTAAACTAAATCAGAAACAATCAAAAAACGGAGTTGCCAATTCAGTTGTAACCATCGGATTGGGAACTATCGCCTCAACCAATACTGCCAATACCAATACATTTGATACTGATGGAGAATATTTGGTTTGGGGTGAGAACGGAGGAAATATGAATGATTCGGGTAGCGATATTAGTGTCACTTTTGGAGGAAATAATGTTACAACCCTTATTGATGTTCCAAATAAAAAATGGAAAATTGTAGAAACAGGTGGAAATGTTGGAATTACAAAAGCAGCTGTAGCAACTTCTGATTTGAGCGGCCTGCCTGCTTTATCAGGTAATGATGCTTACGTTATGTTAGTAGCTGATGATGCCTCTTTTACCACAAATGTTGAAGCTGTTTTTTTAAATACTAATGGTGCGAATCAGGAAGCGCTGTATGATTTTGATGGTACAAAATTCTTTACTTTCGGTGTAGCTCATGAAACGGTTGCCTCAAGACATGTATCATTGGATGGTGTTGATGACCGAATTAAATTTGATGCAGTAAACAATTTGAGCAATGCATTTACGATGATGTTTTGGGTACGGCCAACAGGTCAAAATACGTTATCCAATGATAGAACGATTGCTTCTAAATATGATGGAACCACTGGTTACAGAGTATATTTGTCTACAGACAACAAAATTAATGTGTCCTGGACAGGTGGAACTACAGTAACTTCTGCTACAGTATTACCAACTTCAGTATGGCATAATATCGGAATCATCTATTCAGGAGGTTCTGTAAAATTATATATTGACGGTGTATTAGATTCGACTGTTGCTTCTTCAAGTCCTTCCGCCAATGTCAATACTTTCTCTATTGGTGCAGAATACAGAAGCAAGTCAGATACCCGAAATTATTTTAAAGGTGATATCGATGAATTTAGGCTTTGGGATAAAGCGCTGACATTGAATGAGCTGAGGTTCATAATGAATCAGGAAATTTTTCAAAACGGAACCGGAACAAAAGGAGGCATAGTGTCATCGACAATTACAAAAAATGATATAAGTACTTTAAACTGGAGTAATCTTATTGCTTATTACTCTATGAATTCCTTTATAGCAACTTATGTTAACGATGATTCATCAAATACGAATAGAGGAACTTTATTTGTGCCAAATAAAGTAACTGTAACATTGCAATCTTCACCAGTACCATATGAAACTGCCACAAATGACCTTTGGTCAAACGGCGCAGCATGGGCAAACAGCTCTGGTTTATATCTTCCGAATAGTCTGTCAATTGTGGATGGAGTTACACCTATTGATTGGGGTATTGTCAAAACCAGCCATAATTTGAGTTCTACAGGAAACAAGAAATTACTGGGTCTGGTGGTGAATAATAACACACTGACGGTTTCCAATGACAGTAAAATAGAGATTTCACATTATTTAAAATTAGATGGTAAAATTGATTTACAAGGCAAGTCTCAATTAATACAAACCACTGATAGCGATTTGGATGCTAACAGTATTGGTTCTCTGGAAAGAGATCAACAAGGGCAGTCTATAAAATACAATTATAACTATTGGTCTTCTCCTGTGAGCTCCATAAACAATACAACAATTAATCACGGATTTACGGTAGCCGGAGTTATGAAAGATGCAACTGATGTAAACAACATACAGAATTTACAATGGACAGCTGGAGTAAATGGCTCCCCAACGACACCTATAACATTAAGCAGCTATTGGATATTTAAATTCCAAAACTCAACAAATAACTATGCCAATTGGGCACAGGTTGGTCCTAACGGAACATTATTACCGGGACAAGGTTACACTATGAAAGGATGTGGTTCGGCAGCGGCTGATCAAAATTATACTTTTGTGGGTAAACCTAATAATGGAACTATTACTTCAACGGTTGGACCAAATAATCTCAACCTTTGTGGAAATCCTTATCCATCAGCTATTGATGCCAATCAGTTTATTGATGACAATGCTTCAAGTATAACAGGAACATTATATCTGTGGGAGCATTATAACACGAATCCTTCGCACACGACTATTCAATATCAGGGAGGTTATGCTACTTATACAAAAACAGGTGGAACAGCACCAATTGCTCCGGCAGGGATAAGTGGAGCGGGTTCAAGCAGTAAAACACCAAAAAGATTTATTCCGGTTGGACAGGGATTCTTTGTAACGGGTTCAACTAGTGGTGGAACAATTACATTCAATAATGGTCAAAGGTTATTTATTAAAGAAGATGATGCAGTCAATTCTTATGCGATGTTCAAAATGGATAGAGGAGGAAGAACTTCGGTTATTGATCCGATGTATAATAATACGCCTGACAGTTTTGAGCAGGAACAATTTACAAAAATAAAACTGGGATATACTTCAAAGGACAATTATCACAGACAAATCCTGTTGGGCTTTATGAACCAGCATGCCACTGCAGCATATGATGCGGGTTATGATGGTTTAAGCATCGAAACACCTACTAATGATATGTATTTCATTAACGGAGCTAATAAATTAAACATTAGCGGCGATGGTTATTTTAATCCGAATAATATTTATCCTTTGGGTGTTAAAAACGCTACTGCCGGAACTGTTGTTTTCGGACTCGATTCACTGGAAAATTTCAATGATCGTTATGAGATATACATTTATGACAGCGAAGACAATACCTATAACAGTATTAAAACACAAAACTTTAAAGTCAGTTTACCCGTTGGAACCTTTGAGAACAGATTTTCATTGCGATTTACGAATAGCCCAACTTCACTTCGATCACTAAAAGATGATACAATAAACTACGGAATTGAAGTTACCAATTCACAGTCTGATAACATGATAAATATCAAAAATGAGTTGGAGGAAACCACTGTGAAATCGGTTGCATTGTTCAATATGGTAGGGCAAAATATGATGAATTGGACAGCAAGCAAACAAAATCAAAAACTTATTCAACTGCCGGTTTCTGAGTTAAGTACAGGAACTTATATTGTAAAAGTAAATACGGATAAAGGTATTGTCACTAAAAAAATACTAATCAAATAA
- a CDS encoding PfkB family carbohydrate kinase, producing MNKTVLCIGASLVDELYFCDNCIIPASSNPAQKTTSIGGVISNIAQHLALLEVNPAIITAIGNDADGMFIKSSFDKSGIDCSHSIVANDATGKYVSILQPDGNLYVAVCEDNCGKYISVAYLETQTEYIKSFDILIIDTNLNIKTIQWLIHFAENHNKQLIIEPVSVAKAARLATLDLKGVFMITPNEEELVAMCSNDTLKEQLLVSLFDRGVETIWLRKGAKGSVVYTAKHSIDLSVPQIQIVDSTGAGDAALAGWVFGYVNEEDEMTCLQLGHTLALETLKRKGTVDTSLTPSALHKHKKTYYND from the coding sequence ATGAACAAAACTGTGCTCTGTATAGGTGCCTCTTTAGTAGATGAGTTGTATTTCTGTGACAACTGCATCATCCCGGCATCATCTAATCCTGCTCAGAAAACAACGAGTATAGGTGGCGTAATTAGCAATATTGCACAGCATTTGGCTCTTTTAGAAGTCAATCCTGCTATTATTACGGCTATTGGAAATGACGCTGATGGGATGTTTATAAAAAGTAGTTTTGATAAAAGTGGTATTGACTGCAGTCATTCTATAGTAGCCAATGATGCTACCGGTAAATATGTTTCCATACTGCAACCCGATGGCAATTTGTATGTGGCGGTCTGCGAGGATAATTGCGGGAAGTATATTTCAGTCGCCTATTTAGAAACGCAAACGGAGTATATCAAGAGTTTTGATATATTGATTATCGATACCAATCTGAACATTAAGACTATACAATGGTTAATCCATTTTGCAGAAAATCACAACAAGCAACTTATCATAGAACCTGTTTCGGTTGCCAAGGCTGCAAGATTAGCAACTTTAGATTTAAAAGGTGTTTTTATGATTACACCTAATGAAGAGGAATTGGTCGCAATGTGCAGCAATGATACATTAAAAGAACAGTTGTTGGTTTCCCTTTTTGACAGAGGCGTGGAAACCATTTGGCTCAGAAAGGGTGCAAAAGGTTCCGTAGTATATACAGCCAAACATAGCATCGATTTGTCGGTGCCGCAAATTCAAATTGTAGACAGCACCGGTGCCGGAGATGCCGCTTTAGCAGGTTGGGTTTTTGGCTATGTGAATGAGGAAGATGAAATGACTTGCTTGCAATTGGGACACACATTAGCTTTGGAAACACTAAAAAGAAAAGGTACTGTTGACACATCGCTAACACCTTCAGCACTACACAAACATAAGAAAACGTATTATAATGATTAA
- a CDS encoding sulfite exporter TauE/SafE family protein, which translates to MLYTAFIFGLISSLHCIGMCGPIAMMLPVSVNNPVKKVIQIMVYHAGRLTSYATLGFLFGLLGRGLYLAGVQQRISIVVGVLMIAVALVPEKIFARYNFSRPIYKLISKVKTNLGQQFKRKTPDALFTIGLFNGLLPCGLVYAALFGAIAMQNVGLSTVYMLLYGLGTVPLMSAVVYVTNFLSFPFRNKLQKVVPLVTVVIGVLFVLRGMDLNIAYISPSNVQLFVQAAANCHK; encoded by the coding sequence ATGCTTTATACAGCTTTCATTTTCGGCTTAATCTCCAGTTTGCACTGCATTGGTATGTGCGGACCAATTGCTATGATGCTGCCTGTTTCCGTGAATAATCCAGTCAAAAAAGTAATTCAAATTATGGTATACCATGCCGGAAGATTAACGTCATATGCTACTTTGGGTTTTCTCTTTGGATTGCTTGGCAGAGGATTGTATTTGGCTGGAGTGCAACAACGCATCTCTATAGTTGTCGGCGTTTTGATGATTGCAGTGGCTTTGGTACCTGAAAAGATATTTGCCCGTTACAATTTTTCAAGACCGATTTATAAACTGATTTCTAAAGTTAAAACCAATTTGGGTCAACAGTTCAAAAGAAAAACTCCGGATGCGCTTTTTACCATAGGATTGTTCAACGGCTTATTGCCTTGCGGATTAGTTTATGCAGCCTTATTCGGTGCTATCGCCATGCAAAATGTTGGTTTAAGTACAGTCTATATGTTGCTTTACGGATTGGGAACTGTGCCGTTGATGAGTGCAGTAGTGTATGTTACTAATTTTTTAAGCTTTCCTTTTCGAAACAAATTACAAAAAGTCGTACCTTTAGTTACCGTAGTGATTGGAGTGCTCTTTGTACTCAGAGGAATGGACTTAAACATTGCTTATATATCGCCAAGTAATGTTCAATTATTCGTTCAGGCTGCGGCCAATTGTCATAAATAA
- a CDS encoding pseudouridine-5'-phosphate glycosidase: MIKNDYISISPEVQHALDKNLPIVALESTIISHGMPWPQNAITAAAVEEVVRQNGAVPATIAIRNGKCLIGLSKDDIDYFAQTIDVWKVSLRDMPYVISQQLPGATTVAATMRIAAMAGIKVFATGGIGGVHRGAEDTMDISADLTEMATTNVAIIAAGVKSILDIGLTLEYMETMGIPVVTYGQDEFPSFYSSKSGYKSPLRLDTANEIAQLLSTKWDLALNGSVLIANPVPAEYEMEPEVIEKHILKALDEANKQGVKGKAVTPFLLKFIADNTEGESLEANIALIKNNAKVGAIIAVALQGR; encoded by the coding sequence ATGATTAAAAACGATTATATCAGTATCAGTCCCGAAGTGCAACATGCTTTGGATAAAAACCTGCCTATTGTGGCTTTAGAATCCACTATTATTTCACACGGAATGCCTTGGCCCCAAAACGCTATTACTGCAGCAGCTGTTGAAGAGGTGGTGAGACAAAATGGTGCTGTTCCGGCTACGATTGCTATTAGAAACGGCAAGTGTTTGATAGGTTTGTCTAAAGATGATATTGACTATTTTGCACAAACCATAGACGTTTGGAAAGTAAGCTTACGCGATATGCCTTATGTGATTTCGCAACAATTACCGGGAGCCACAACAGTAGCAGCTACAATGCGTATTGCTGCGATGGCCGGAATTAAAGTCTTTGCCACAGGTGGAATTGGTGGTGTGCATCGTGGAGCTGAAGATACAATGGATATTTCGGCTGATTTGACCGAAATGGCGACAACCAATGTAGCGATAATCGCTGCAGGTGTAAAATCGATATTGGATATTGGACTTACTTTGGAATATATGGAGACTATGGGTATTCCGGTAGTTACCTACGGGCAGGACGAATTCCCGAGTTTTTATTCATCCAAAAGTGGTTATAAATCGCCGCTTCGTTTGGATACCGCAAATGAAATTGCCCAACTCTTAAGCACCAAATGGGATTTAGCACTAAACGGTTCGGTGTTGATTGCCAATCCGGTTCCGGCGGAATATGAAATGGAACCTGAAGTTATTGAAAAACACATTCTAAAAGCACTTGATGAAGCTAACAAACAAGGTGTCAAAGGTAAAGCCGTAACTCCATTCTTATTAAAATTCATTGCTGATAATACGGAAGGCGAAAGTCTGGAAGCCAACATTGCTTTGATAAAAAACAACGCAAAAGTGGGAGCAATAATTGCGGTGGCTTTGCAAGGAAGATAA
- a CDS encoding FixH family protein — MKKINWGTGIVIAFALFMSFILFFVFRVQSDSKYDNELVTEEYYKKEATVQKDIEYVNNANALSEKVKISNTSEGIIVSFPKDLDTQKIKGKVSLYRPSNQKLDFVIPITLSGFDLLIPKKNLVGGLWDITVEWTYNGKTYLNKEEVYFQ; from the coding sequence ATGAAAAAAATTAATTGGGGAACAGGAATCGTAATAGCCTTTGCGCTGTTCATGAGTTTTATTTTATTTTTTGTATTCCGGGTGCAATCGGACAGCAAGTATGACAATGAGTTAGTCACCGAGGAGTATTATAAAAAGGAAGCCACGGTTCAAAAAGATATTGAATACGTAAACAATGCTAATGCGTTGTCCGAAAAAGTTAAAATAAGCAATACCTCTGAAGGAATCATAGTTAGTTTCCCGAAGGATTTGGATACCCAAAAAATTAAAGGAAAAGTATCCCTGTACAGACCGTCTAACCAAAAATTAGATTTTGTTATCCCAATTACATTATCTGGTTTTGATTTGCTCATACCTAAAAAGAATCTGGTGGGCGGTCTTTGGGATATTACGGTGGAGTGGACCTATAACGGAAAAACTTATCTGAACAAGGAAGAAGTTTATTTTCAATAA
- a CDS encoding YdcH family protein, with the protein MEKHDLLHEFPEHKDKIHDLKVSNENFRKLFDEYHEVEHHIHRINMGSEIANDNFVHELKAKLLYMKDEIYSHLNK; encoded by the coding sequence ATGGAAAAACACGATTTATTACACGAGTTCCCTGAGCACAAGGATAAAATTCACGATTTAAAAGTTTCCAATGAAAATTTCAGGAAATTGTTTGATGAGTATCACGAAGTCGAGCATCATATACACCGAATTAATATGGGCTCAGAAATTGCCAATGATAATTTTGTGCACGAACTCAAAGCCAAATTACTGTACATGAAAGATGAAATTTATTCGCATTTGAATAAATAG
- the hemN gene encoding oxygen-independent coproporphyrinogen III oxidase, with translation MSISLVQKYNVPGPRYTSYPTVPYWDETSFSAAKWKQTLVQSFAESNAAEGISLYIHLPFCESLCTFCGCHKRITKRHEVEHPYIKAVLKEWQLYCELLPEKPIIKEIHLGGGTPTFFSPENLEQLIKGILNRAKIAADYEFSFEGHPNNTTRTHLEVLYTLGFRRVSFGVQDYSEKVQTAIHRIQPFHNVAKVTFWAREIGYTSISHDLVFGLPFQTLENVIDTIEKTNSLSPDRLAFYSYAHVPWIKGNGQRGFKDDDVPKDDAKRLLYEEGKKLLAQKGYHEIGMDHFALETDSMYKAFKENKLHRNFMGYTASKTKLMIGLGVSSISDSWYAFAQNEKELETYYARLNQNELPVFRGHVLTQEDLIIRQHILNLMCQFNTSWKKKESYFCHLPIVLSQLTEMENDGLIILTPHTLTVTEKGKPFVRNICMAFDLRLKRNAPKTQLFSMTV, from the coding sequence ATGTCAATTTCATTAGTACAAAAATATAACGTTCCCGGTCCGAGATATACCAGTTATCCAACAGTTCCTTATTGGGACGAAACTTCTTTTTCGGCTGCAAAATGGAAACAAACCTTAGTGCAAAGTTTTGCCGAAAGCAATGCAGCCGAAGGCATCAGTTTGTATATTCATCTTCCTTTTTGTGAAAGTTTGTGTACCTTTTGTGGTTGTCACAAACGCATCACCAAACGCCATGAAGTAGAGCATCCGTATATTAAAGCAGTGTTAAAAGAATGGCAATTGTATTGTGAGTTGCTTCCTGAGAAACCCATTATCAAAGAAATACATCTCGGCGGTGGAACGCCAACTTTCTTTTCACCTGAAAATTTGGAGCAACTAATTAAAGGAATTCTTAATAGAGCCAAGATTGCCGCTGATTATGAATTTAGTTTTGAAGGACATCCCAATAACACGACAAGAACGCATTTAGAAGTACTTTATACATTAGGTTTCCGAAGAGTAAGCTTTGGTGTTCAGGATTATTCCGAAAAAGTGCAAACCGCTATTCACAGAATTCAACCGTTTCACAATGTCGCTAAAGTAACGTTTTGGGCACGTGAAATTGGCTATACTTCTATTTCTCATGATTTGGTTTTTGGTCTGCCATTTCAGACTTTGGAAAATGTGATTGATACCATTGAAAAAACCAATTCACTTTCGCCCGATAGATTAGCTTTTTACAGCTATGCTCATGTACCGTGGATTAAAGGCAACGGACAACGCGGTTTTAAAGATGATGATGTTCCAAAAGATGATGCCAAACGATTACTGTATGAAGAAGGAAAAAAATTACTGGCACAAAAAGGCTATCACGAAATTGGCATGGATCATTTTGCTCTGGAAACTGATAGCATGTACAAGGCTTTTAAAGAAAATAAACTGCATCGCAATTTTATGGGGTATACCGCTTCCAAAACGAAACTGATGATTGGCTTGGGTGTTTCTTCGATAAGCGACAGTTGGTATGCATTTGCCCAAAACGAAAAAGAACTAGAAACTTATTACGCTCGACTAAACCAAAACGAATTACCGGTATTCAGAGGACATGTATTGACACAAGAGGATTTAATTATTCGTCAGCACATACTCAATCTGATGTGTCAATTCAATACTTCCTGGAAAAAAAAGGAAAGCTATTTTTGCCACTTACCAATAGTCTTATCCCAACTAACCGAAATGGAAAATGATGGGTTAATCATCTTAACTCCGCATACGCTAACCGTAACCGAAAAAGGCAAACCTTTTGTGCGCAACATTTGTATGGCTTTTGATTTACGATTAAAACGTAACGCTCCCAAAACCCAATTGTTTTCCATGACGGTTTAG
- a CDS encoding sulfite exporter TauE/SafE family protein yields the protein MDYLVYFILLALLAEILGTVGGFGSSLFFIPIASYFLDFHSVLGVTALFHVSSNLTKISFFRKGFDKKLIVSLGIPAVLFVIIGAYLSQFITTKWLEISLAFFLIALSVTFLIFKNIVIKPTTFNSISGGIASGFIAGLIGTGGAIRGMTLAAFNLRMEVFIATSAIIDLGIDSSRTVVYGLNGYIHKDDLYLIPILFVVSIVGTYIGKKILEKVSEEQFKKIVLVLILVTGIITAIRVFQTI from the coding sequence TTGGATTATCTTGTTTACTTTATATTGCTAGCCTTGTTGGCCGAAATCTTAGGCACTGTTGGTGGTTTTGGCTCTTCATTGTTCTTTATTCCGATAGCGAGTTACTTTCTCGATTTTCATTCGGTGTTGGGAGTTACAGCATTATTTCATGTATCGAGTAATCTTACCAAGATTAGTTTCTTTCGTAAAGGATTTGATAAAAAACTCATCGTTAGTCTGGGAATTCCGGCGGTACTTTTTGTAATTATTGGTGCCTATTTAAGTCAATTTATCACTACTAAGTGGCTGGAAATAAGCTTGGCCTTCTTCTTAATCGCATTAAGTGTAACTTTCCTTATTTTTAAAAATATTGTAATCAAGCCTACCACTTTTAATAGCATCAGTGGCGGTATTGCTTCGGGTTTTATTGCCGGATTAATTGGAACCGGTGGCGCCATCAGAGGCATGACTTTGGCAGCATTTAATCTGAGAATGGAAGTCTTTATTGCAACTTCTGCCATTATTGATTTGGGAATTGATAGTAGCCGAACAGTAGTTTATGGACTAAATGGCTATATCCATAAAGATGATTTGTACCTTATCCCTATTCTCTTTGTGGTAAGCATTGTTGGGACTTATATCGGAAAGAAAATATTAGAAAAAGTGTCCGAAGAACAGTTTAAGAAAATAGTTTTGGTATTGATTTTAGTCACGGGAATTATAACTGCAATCCGTGTTTTTCAAACTATTTAA